In Dehalogenimonas etheniformans, one genomic interval encodes:
- the ftsA gene encoding cell division protein FtsA has product MKRRVVTAIDVGTTKICTAIAEITESGATQVIGVGINPSHGLHKGLVVNINDAAASIRESIRKAEQAANYKVESAYVGVTGRHVSSVNNKGVVSITRGDRLVRPDDLKRVLNSAQSIKVPNDRKLLHVIPRNYAIDGQVGVRNPVGMHGFRLDVETHVITAASASVQNLVKCIRGLGIEIDDLVLEPLASSEAVLTEDEKQVGVVLADVGGGTTDVCIFKDGSIWHTAILPVAGYQLTRDVAIGLGLPFDVAEEMKKRYGSVMPVYESRMEQNPISEDGHGISYQDLCDILRARIEEITRLVLLELPGQDYESIVPAGIVFTGGSSNIAGLETLGRDLTRLPVRVGMPGNIYGLTDALRDPAYATGVGLLLWGAKNQPKAKSWNPFAFFDRVKGLLAKFKFGSPAAPTKNS; this is encoded by the coding sequence ATGAAACGTAGGGTCGTCACGGCTATCGATGTCGGTACCACCAAGATCTGTACCGCCATCGCTGAAATCACTGAAAGCGGGGCCACCCAGGTTATAGGGGTAGGTATCAACCCGTCCCACGGCCTGCACAAAGGGCTGGTGGTCAACATCAACGACGCCGCCGCATCTATCCGCGAGTCCATCAGAAAAGCGGAACAGGCCGCCAATTACAAGGTCGAATCCGCCTATGTCGGCGTCACCGGCCGCCATGTCAGTTCGGTAAACAACAAGGGTGTAGTATCCATCACTAGGGGCGACCGTTTGGTCCGCCCGGACGATCTCAAGCGTGTCTTGAACAGCGCTCAATCTATCAAAGTCCCCAACGATCGAAAACTGCTCCACGTTATCCCGCGCAATTACGCCATCGACGGCCAGGTCGGCGTCAGGAACCCGGTCGGCATGCATGGCTTCAGATTGGACGTCGAGACCCATGTCATCACCGCCGCTTCTGCGTCTGTGCAGAACCTGGTCAAGTGCATCCGCGGGCTGGGCATCGAGATCGATGACCTGGTCCTCGAACCCCTGGCCTCCAGCGAGGCGGTGTTGACCGAAGACGAGAAACAGGTCGGCGTCGTGCTGGCTGATGTCGGCGGCGGCACCACCGACGTCTGCATCTTCAAGGATGGTTCTATCTGGCACACCGCCATTCTCCCCGTTGCCGGATACCAGCTCACCCGCGATGTGGCCATAGGCCTCGGCCTGCCCTTCGATGTGGCCGAAGAGATGAAGAAGCGCTACGGTTCGGTAATGCCGGTCTATGAGAGCCGGATGGAACAGAACCCCATCTCCGAGGACGGCCACGGCATCAGCTACCAGGACCTGTGCGATATTCTTCGCGCCCGGATCGAGGAGATCACCAGGCTCGTCCTGCTTGAGCTGCCCGGCCAGGACTACGAGAGTATCGTGCCCGCGGGCATCGTCTTCACCGGCGGTTCCTCTAATATCGCCGGACTGGAAACTCTGGGCCGCGATCTCACCCGCCTGCCGGTCAGGGTCGGTATGCCGGGTAACATCTACGGCCTGACTGATGCCCTGAGAGATCCCGCCTACGCCACCGGCGTCGGCCTGCTGCTCTGGGGCGCCAAGAACCAGCCCAAAGCCAAGAGTTGGAATCCCTTCGCCTTCTTCGATCGAGTAAAAGGCCTTCTGGCCAAGTTCAAATTCGGCAGTCCGGCCGCCCCGACCAAAAACAGCTAA
- a CDS encoding ABC transporter permease: MASNVFLHEFRMKLKSAVGWSIAVAAIIFTFSAMFSTISSQIGSVNDFLNNFPKELLIAFGLNGVDLSTILGFYSFMFLFAQLLLAIQAASYGFGLVSVEEAEWTADFLLTKPVKRDRILSSKLLAAFACLTITNAVTWVTSFVFLNLFKGSHSFDAGTLLLLLSSIFIFQLFFLGVGLGISLLVKRIRSVITYALALGFGMYVLAAFGNLLGTSVLEKISPFKHFDPVYIIGHSSFDTALALVSVVVVVVSIATGYRLYIRRDIPAVA; the protein is encoded by the coding sequence ATGGCTTCGAATGTTTTTTTGCACGAATTCCGGATGAAACTCAAATCGGCTGTCGGCTGGTCTATAGCCGTCGCTGCCATAATCTTCACTTTTTCGGCTATGTTTTCGACCATATCCAGCCAGATAGGTTCGGTCAATGATTTCCTTAATAATTTCCCCAAGGAACTGCTCATCGCCTTCGGCCTGAATGGGGTCGATCTCTCGACTATCTTGGGTTTTTATAGTTTCATGTTCCTGTTCGCCCAATTACTCCTGGCTATCCAGGCGGCGAGTTACGGTTTCGGACTGGTATCGGTGGAAGAGGCTGAATGGACCGCCGATTTCCTGCTGACCAAGCCGGTTAAACGAGACCGGATACTCTCCAGTAAACTCCTGGCCGCGTTTGCCTGCCTGACCATCACCAATGCCGTTACCTGGGTTACGAGTTTCGTCTTCCTCAATCTATTCAAAGGCAGCCATTCGTTCGATGCCGGGACTCTTTTACTCCTTTTGTCCAGCATCTTCATCTTCCAGCTTTTCTTCCTCGGGGTGGGATTAGGTATTTCCCTACTGGTGAAGAGGATCCGCAGCGTCATCACCTATGCCCTGGCGCTTGGCTTTGGCATGTACGTTCTGGCCGCCTTTGGCAACCTCTTGGGCACCAGTGTCCTGGAAAAGATCAGCCCGTTCAAGCATTTCGACCCGGTGTATATCATTGGTCACAGTTCATTTGACACAGCCTTGGCCCTGGTCAGTGTCGTTGTGGTGGTCGTTTCGATCGCCACCGGATATCGGTTGTATATCCGCCGTGACATACCGGCGGTGGCTTAG
- a CDS encoding ABC transporter ATP-binding protein encodes MSVIEVNHLTKYYGKARGINDVSFKVEDGEIFGFIGPNGAGKSTTIRLLLSLIYPTSGDATIFGKDCIKYGPEIRKDIGYLPSEVFYYDRMKVKDLLNYSASFYPGDHTARMHELSELMELELERKIEDLSYGNRKKVGIVQGLLHRPKLLFLDEPTSGLDPLMQRKFFDLIRDENKKGVTVFFSSHILGEVQRLCNRVAIIKEGRIIEIDDIRNLQKDNYKKVQVTGEIDASCFDFPGVTSLEHMDGLVRFLYKGDINVVMRKIAEKTVSDVTIEEPTLEEIFMHYYE; translated from the coding sequence ATGAGTGTCATCGAAGTCAACCACCTGACCAAGTACTACGGCAAAGCCCGGGGCATCAACGACGTTTCTTTCAAGGTCGAAGATGGTGAGATCTTTGGTTTCATCGGGCCAAACGGCGCCGGCAAATCCACAACTATCCGCCTGCTGCTGTCGTTGATCTATCCGACGAGCGGCGATGCCACGATCTTCGGCAAGGACTGCATCAAGTACGGCCCAGAGATCAGGAAAGACATCGGCTACCTCCCCTCAGAGGTTTTCTACTACGACCGGATGAAGGTCAAGGACCTGCTCAATTATTCGGCCAGTTTCTATCCTGGCGATCACACGGCGCGGATGCACGAGCTTTCCGAACTGATGGAACTTGAACTCGAGCGGAAAATCGAAGACTTGTCCTATGGCAACAGGAAGAAGGTAGGCATTGTCCAGGGTCTGCTCCATCGCCCGAAGTTGCTGTTCCTCGACGAACCGACTTCGGGTCTCGATCCGCTGATGCAGCGCAAATTCTTCGATCTAATCCGTGACGAAAATAAAAAAGGGGTAACGGTCTTCTTCTCCTCCCACATCCTGGGGGAGGTGCAGCGATTGTGCAATAGGGTTGCCATTATCAAGGAGGGGCGCATCATTGAGATAGATGACATCCGCAACCTCCAAAAAGACAATTACAAGAAAGTTCAGGTGACCGGCGAGATTGACGCCTCTTGCTTCGACTTCCCCGGCGTCACCAGCCTGGAGCATATGGACGGCCTGGTGCGGTTCCTGTACAAGGGCGATATCAACGTCGTAATGCGCAAGATCGCCGAGAAAACGGTCTCCGATGTCACCATCGAGGAGCCGACGCTCGAAGAGATCTTCATGCATTACTACGAGTAG
- a CDS encoding cation-translocating P-type ATPase: MTESWHSLSPNEALEKLEATASGLNDEVVKKRQLQYGPNALEEKPGKPPLLVFLSQFANPLVYVLFVAAAVSIFTGHAVDTLTIFGVLLINAAIGYIQETRAEKAMASLKEMTAPKATVRRGGRLHDIPARELVPGDIIILAAGDRVPADARLIQITGLETNESALTGESEPVEKGLHQVPDETTMADQADVVFQGTSVTQGQGEAVVVATGMATELGRIAGSLEEIPQEKTPLQKNIDRLSKSLVFILLGVCVLILAVGLIRGLGLTDMVLFAIAAAVSAIPEGLPAVVTVVLAIGMRIMAARHAIIRRLVAVETLGSATVICSDKTGTLTINQMTLRKLYFDGRTIEVTGEGYRPEGDFKEGERTLNITEEETLLNLLRVSALTNDASITTGAECCNIFGDPTEAALLVAAAKAGIVKTDLEKSEPRLDEIPFSSELQYMATLNAVGDDLQTINLKGAAEKVLGMCNLIWREGRVLELDDEVRENVKQEIEAMAAAGLRVLALASADLAEPVSSFDNLSFEDKLTFIGLAGIADPPRAEARDAVAMARGAGIRVVMITGDHVSTAKAIAGQVGIDGDHALTGTELSAMTESDFARAVEKVSVYARTEPLQKLRIVKALKARGEVVAVTGDGVNDAPALKAADIGVAMGKSGTDVAREAADMVLADDNFASVVAAVEEGRGIFNRLRAVFYYLLASNIGELLALAAAIAIIGQAPLLAVQILWVNVVTDATLTVPLALEPRRGDELDGPPRSPEVGLLYPGMIWRIGYTAAIMAVAVFGIFWWGLRHETLEQARTLAFCTIVSFELFKGFVARTDNKPVLKIGLFSNKWFMFAMGIAVSLQLAAVYLPFMQAAFHTAPPSLTDWLIIIGAGLSIFVIEELRKQFFPELFSKGKWRK, translated from the coding sequence ATGACCGAGTCCTGGCACTCACTATCCCCCAATGAAGCTCTCGAAAAGCTTGAGGCAACTGCATCCGGGTTAAACGATGAAGTTGTCAAAAAGCGGCAACTACAGTACGGTCCAAACGCGCTCGAAGAAAAGCCAGGCAAACCGCCTTTGTTGGTCTTCCTGTCCCAATTCGCCAACCCCCTGGTTTACGTCCTTTTTGTCGCGGCAGCCGTTTCGATATTCACCGGGCACGCCGTAGACACACTTACCATCTTCGGCGTTCTTCTGATCAACGCCGCAATCGGTTATATCCAGGAGACCCGGGCTGAAAAGGCGATGGCATCGCTTAAGGAAATGACGGCACCCAAGGCTACTGTTAGGCGCGGGGGGCGGCTGCACGATATTCCCGCCCGTGAACTTGTGCCTGGAGACATAATCATCCTAGCAGCCGGCGACCGGGTTCCAGCCGACGCCCGGCTGATCCAGATAACCGGGCTCGAGACCAATGAGTCCGCCCTGACCGGCGAATCCGAACCGGTTGAAAAGGGCCTGCATCAGGTTCCCGATGAGACAACGATGGCCGACCAAGCGGACGTGGTCTTCCAGGGAACCTCAGTAACCCAGGGCCAGGGTGAAGCCGTGGTAGTTGCTACGGGCATGGCGACTGAACTCGGGCGGATCGCCGGCAGCCTGGAAGAAATACCACAAGAAAAGACGCCGCTGCAGAAAAACATCGACCGCCTATCCAAGAGCCTAGTATTCATTCTCCTCGGTGTTTGCGTTTTGATCCTAGCCGTCGGTTTAATCCGAGGACTTGGATTAACCGATATGGTCCTCTTTGCGATAGCCGCCGCCGTCTCAGCCATTCCGGAAGGGCTGCCGGCGGTGGTCACGGTCGTCCTGGCCATTGGAATGCGCATCATGGCCGCCAGACACGCCATTATCCGCAGACTGGTCGCCGTGGAAACACTCGGCTCGGCCACGGTCATCTGCTCCGACAAGACAGGCACCCTTACCATTAACCAGATGACGCTGCGCAAGCTCTATTTCGACGGACGCACCATCGAGGTCACTGGTGAGGGATACCGACCGGAAGGAGACTTCAAAGAAGGAGAGCGAACACTCAATATAACGGAAGAAGAAACCTTACTCAACCTTCTCCGGGTGAGCGCGCTAACTAACGATGCATCGATTACCACCGGCGCGGAATGCTGCAATATCTTCGGCGATCCAACCGAAGCAGCTCTACTAGTGGCCGCCGCCAAAGCCGGCATAGTCAAAACCGATCTGGAGAAATCTGAGCCCAGGCTCGATGAAATACCCTTTTCGTCGGAACTCCAATATATGGCCACACTCAACGCCGTCGGAGATGACCTGCAGACAATAAACCTGAAAGGCGCCGCCGAGAAAGTACTCGGCATGTGCAATTTAATCTGGCGGGAAGGCCGAGTCCTCGAACTAGACGACGAAGTCAGAGAAAATGTCAAGCAGGAAATCGAAGCCATGGCGGCTGCCGGGTTGAGGGTGCTGGCACTGGCCTCTGCTGACCTGGCCGAGCCAGTTTCGAGCTTTGACAACCTGTCGTTTGAAGATAAATTGACGTTCATCGGATTGGCCGGCATTGCCGATCCCCCGCGAGCCGAAGCTAGAGACGCGGTCGCCATGGCCAGGGGAGCCGGCATTAGGGTGGTGATGATTACAGGCGACCACGTCTCGACAGCAAAGGCCATCGCCGGTCAAGTGGGCATCGACGGCGATCACGCCCTGACCGGAACCGAGCTTTCGGCGATGACTGAAAGCGATTTCGCCCGCGCGGTCGAAAAAGTATCCGTTTATGCCCGGACCGAGCCGCTACAAAAGCTACGTATCGTCAAAGCCCTGAAAGCCAGGGGCGAAGTGGTGGCGGTCACCGGCGACGGGGTCAATGACGCCCCGGCGCTCAAGGCAGCGGACATCGGAGTGGCCATGGGCAAATCCGGCACCGACGTTGCACGCGAGGCCGCCGACATGGTGCTGGCCGACGACAACTTCGCCTCAGTGGTTGCCGCAGTTGAAGAAGGCCGCGGGATTTTCAACCGGCTGCGGGCTGTCTTTTATTATCTCCTGGCATCTAATATCGGCGAACTGCTAGCCCTGGCCGCCGCCATCGCCATCATTGGGCAGGCGCCATTATTGGCCGTCCAAATCCTTTGGGTCAACGTCGTCACCGACGCCACCCTGACGGTACCCCTCGCTCTCGAGCCGCGCCGGGGCGATGAACTCGACGGGCCGCCACGTTCCCCCGAAGTGGGACTGCTTTATCCCGGTATGATTTGGCGCATCGGTTATACCGCCGCTATCATGGCAGTGGCGGTATTCGGCATCTTCTGGTGGGGACTGCGCCACGAAACGCTGGAGCAGGCACGAACGCTGGCGTTCTGCACCATCGTCAGTTTCGAACTATTCAAGGGTTTCGTAGCCCGCACCGACAACAAGCCGGTTTTGAAAATCGGGCTGTTCTCAAACAAGTGGTTCATGTTCGCTATGGGTATCGCAGTCTCCCTCCAGCTTGCCGCAGTGTATTTACCCTTCATGCAGGCAGCTTTTCACACCGCGCCGCCTTCGCTGACGGACTGGCTGATAATTATCGGCGCCGGACTATCGATCTTCGTGATCGAGGAGCTTCGCAAACAGTTTTTCCCCGAGCTCTTTTCAAAAGGGAAATGGCGAAAATAA
- a CDS encoding SDR family NAD(P)-dependent oxidoreductase, with protein MDKSIKELFDLSGKVAIVTGGAQGIGKGIALRLAEAGASIVVSDINLESAQATVAEMKKTHFKAVAVKSDTSKVADAERTVQEAIEAFGDLDILVNNAGIYPFASTESMTEGIWDKTIDINLKGIMFFTQAAARAMIAKGHGGKIVNIASVDGFHPTGNLLSYDASKGGVVMLTKALAKDLAGKGINVNAIAPGAIVTPGASGGLSGMSKEQIDAVTKAFLATIPMGRQGTPDDIGRVALFLASEAADYMTGSVVVADGGYLVG; from the coding sequence ATGGACAAATCGATCAAGGAACTCTTCGATCTATCGGGCAAGGTCGCCATCGTTACCGGCGGCGCCCAGGGTATCGGCAAAGGCATCGCTTTACGTCTGGCCGAAGCCGGAGCCAGCATCGTCGTCTCCGACATTAACCTCGAATCAGCCCAGGCGACCGTTGCCGAGATGAAGAAAACTCATTTCAAAGCCGTCGCCGTCAAATCCGACACGAGTAAAGTGGCTGACGCCGAACGCACGGTCCAGGAAGCGATCGAGGCTTTCGGCGACCTCGACATCCTCGTCAATAACGCCGGCATCTACCCTTTCGCCTCGACCGAGTCAATGACCGAGGGCATCTGGGACAAAACCATCGACATCAACTTGAAAGGAATCATGTTCTTCACCCAGGCGGCAGCTAGGGCGATGATTGCCAAAGGTCACGGCGGCAAAATCGTCAATATCGCCTCAGTGGATGGCTTCCACCCTACCGGCAACTTATTGTCGTATGACGCTTCGAAGGGCGGAGTGGTCATGCTGACCAAGGCACTCGCCAAGGACCTGGCGGGAAAGGGCATTAACGTCAACGCCATCGCCCCCGGAGCGATCGTGACGCCCGGCGCTTCCGGCGGCTTGTCCGGAATGAGCAAGGAACAAATTGACGCCGTCACCAAAGCGTTTTTGGCAACGATCCCTATGGGCAGGCAAGGGACGCCGGACGACATAGGCCGGGTGGCTCTATTCCTGGCATCCGAGGCAGCGGACTATATGACCGGCAGTGTCGTGGTCGCTGACGGAGGCTACCTGGTAGGCTAG
- the ftsZ gene encoding cell division protein FtsZ → MAKTSYLPNPARIKVFGCGGGGCNAVTRMVREEIQGVEFIALNTDAQALAITEAPVRVQLGERVTRGLGAGGDHTMGQKAAEESRDDIRELVSGSDMVFVTAGMGGGTGTGSAPIVAEEAKKSGALTIAVVTKPFGFEGSHRMKTAKEGISKLLGKVDTLIIIPNDRLLELCDAKTGVDTAFRMADNVLQQGVKAISEVITVPGTINLDFADVKAVMKDAGPAWMSIGRGAGKNRAIDAAREALASPLLDVSVGGARGVLFNVVGPSDLSLYEVNEAAEVIRKAVDPDANIIFGVGSNTNMGNDVHITLIATGFNVATEDGEGDDELTAKLRGIKNEEELDVPSFLRRPLFSQSRQPAPEPSKSNRPPTRSTWR, encoded by the coding sequence ATGGCTAAGACGAGTTACCTGCCCAATCCCGCAAGAATCAAGGTCTTTGGCTGCGGTGGCGGCGGTTGCAATGCCGTAACCCGCATGGTCCGTGAGGAAATCCAGGGCGTTGAGTTCATCGCCCTCAACACCGATGCCCAGGCTCTGGCGATCACCGAAGCCCCTGTCCGCGTCCAGCTCGGCGAGCGCGTCACCCGCGGTTTGGGCGCCGGCGGCGACCACACCATGGGCCAGAAAGCCGCGGAAGAGTCCCGCGATGACATCCGCGAACTGGTCAGCGGTTCCGACATGGTCTTCGTCACCGCCGGCATGGGCGGCGGCACCGGCACAGGCTCCGCTCCCATCGTAGCCGAGGAAGCCAAGAAGAGCGGCGCCCTCACCATCGCGGTTGTCACCAAGCCCTTCGGTTTTGAAGGTTCCCATCGTATGAAGACCGCCAAGGAAGGCATCTCCAAGCTGCTCGGCAAGGTCGATACCCTGATCATCATCCCCAACGACCGCCTACTGGAACTCTGCGACGCCAAGACCGGCGTCGATACCGCCTTCAGAATGGCCGACAACGTCCTGCAGCAGGGCGTCAAGGCTATCTCCGAAGTCATTACCGTCCCGGGCACGATCAACCTGGACTTCGCCGATGTCAAAGCCGTTATGAAGGACGCCGGGCCCGCCTGGATGAGCATCGGCCGCGGCGCCGGTAAGAACCGCGCCATCGACGCCGCTCGGGAAGCCCTGGCTTCTCCGCTCCTGGACGTATCCGTCGGCGGAGCCCGCGGCGTCCTGTTCAACGTCGTCGGCCCGTCCGACCTGTCCCTGTATGAAGTCAACGAAGCCGCTGAGGTCATCCGCAAAGCAGTCGATCCTGACGCCAACATCATCTTCGGCGTCGGCTCCAACACCAACATGGGCAATGATGTTCACATCACCCTCATCGCCACCGGTTTCAACGTCGCCACAGAAGACGGCGAGGGGGATGACGAATTGACCGCCAAGCTTCGTGGCATCAAGAACGAGGAAGAGCTTGACGTGCCTTCCTTCCTGCGCCGCCCACTGTTCTCCCAAAGCCGCCAGCCGGCCCCGGAACCCTCCAAATCTAACCGGCCTCCGACCCGCAGCACCTGGCGGTAG
- the hpt gene encoding hypoxanthine phosphoribosyltransferase gives MPQNKDHLYCKALRQAITAAGTAASLKDKLEAIVRIASRSFDTGAAIGLLDATGSHLIQTAHWRLPPTFVQKGIIDVGKSLNETTSNAPVFIENAATDSRVQYPAAAIKAGIVSIFGVPISQDGHQIGALRIYFKKTQLITLQDTSFVKALAQLVGIVLSRQTIEVKGEIPTASAKPSRMVKFNHASEEEFARILDFYNVPWVYEPRSFPIGHKTKGTPELFTPDFYLPSLDLYVELTTMKQSLVTQKNRKLKALKAQYPEIKITLLYKNDYEKLLAKYGAGPLAESRAHGVSRILYSAADINQRVKDIAGKISADYAGRRPVLLGVQRGFLCFMADLIRQITVPMDLDFIAISYYSGAKEPAVKITKEADLPLAGRHILLVEDIVDTGITLNYILNYLTEKQPASLAVCTLLDRKARRLVNIKLDYIGFNVPDEFVIGYGLDYHEEYRNLPFIAVPQIKGPEKEKSEAPNTKPETKTKET, from the coding sequence ATGCCTCAGAACAAGGACCACCTCTACTGCAAAGCGCTGCGCCAGGCGATAACCGCGGCCGGAACCGCCGCGTCGCTGAAAGACAAGCTAGAGGCGATCGTGCGCATCGCTTCACGCTCTTTCGACACCGGCGCCGCCATCGGGCTCCTCGATGCCACAGGAAGCCATCTTATCCAGACCGCCCATTGGCGCCTGCCCCCGACCTTCGTTCAGAAGGGCATCATCGACGTCGGCAAAAGCCTGAACGAGACGACTTCCAACGCACCTGTCTTTATTGAAAACGCGGCCACTGACAGCCGCGTGCAATATCCCGCGGCGGCGATCAAAGCGGGTATCGTTTCCATCTTCGGGGTCCCCATCTCACAGGACGGGCACCAGATAGGGGCTTTAAGGATCTATTTCAAGAAAACCCAATTGATCACTTTACAGGATACCAGCTTCGTCAAAGCCCTGGCTCAACTGGTAGGGATCGTGCTTTCCCGACAGACGATCGAGGTCAAAGGCGAGATTCCAACCGCATCCGCAAAACCATCGCGAATGGTCAAATTTAACCATGCCAGCGAAGAGGAATTTGCACGTATCCTCGATTTTTATAATGTACCATGGGTCTATGAACCGCGGTCTTTCCCTATCGGGCATAAAACCAAAGGCACACCGGAACTGTTCACCCCGGACTTCTACCTGCCGAGCCTCGATCTTTATGTCGAGTTGACCACGATGAAACAGTCGCTCGTCACCCAGAAGAACCGCAAGCTGAAGGCACTCAAAGCCCAATATCCCGAGATAAAGATCACCTTACTCTACAAGAACGACTACGAAAAACTGCTGGCAAAATACGGCGCCGGTCCCCTCGCAGAGTCCCGGGCTCATGGCGTCAGCCGGATTCTTTATTCAGCGGCGGATATCAACCAGCGGGTAAAGGACATCGCCGGTAAAATCTCAGCGGACTACGCCGGCAGGCGCCCGGTGCTTCTCGGCGTGCAGCGCGGTTTCCTGTGCTTTATGGCCGATCTCATCCGCCAGATCACGGTGCCGATGGACCTCGATTTCATCGCTATATCGTACTATAGCGGCGCCAAGGAACCGGCCGTAAAAATCACCAAGGAGGCCGACTTGCCGCTTGCCGGGCGCCACATCCTTCTGGTCGAGGACATTGTCGACACCGGTATCACGCTGAACTACATCCTGAATTATCTGACTGAAAAGCAACCGGCAAGCTTGGCGGTCTGTACCCTTCTCGACCGCAAAGCGCGTCGCCTGGTCAACATCAAACTCGACTATATCGGTTTCAACGTGCCGGATGAGTTTGTGATCGGCTACGGGCTCGACTATCACGAGGAATATCGCAACCTGCCGTTTATCGCCGTCCCGCAGATAAAGGGCCCAGAAAAAGAGAAATCCGAAGCGCCAAACACGAAACCCGAAACAAAAACCAAAGAGACATAA
- a CDS encoding ABC transporter permease subunit, which yields MNIFFRELKANFRSLLIWGGVVILFVIVGVSKFSAYYNNPDLLDTLNSLPQQVLTILNLQAFNLTTISGFYGIMFIYFALLLSIAAAMWGADIIAKEQRDKTVEFSLTLPVTRNKVVTSKTLTALVNCVLLLLITWGTSIAASGSYQPDSRFYRFLGLSMLALFLLQLVFLSIGVFIGTALKRYKMASSTALFVLLGTYFLSVVVTLNSSLDFLKYLTPFKYFDPAELLHQSKFEPVFIGLSLLIMVVSVIGARIAYNRRDLYI from the coding sequence ATGAACATATTTTTCCGTGAACTTAAAGCCAATTTCCGATCCCTCCTCATTTGGGGGGGCGTGGTGATTTTGTTCGTTATCGTCGGCGTATCTAAGTTCTCGGCCTACTACAACAACCCCGATCTGCTGGACACGTTGAACAGCCTGCCGCAGCAGGTGCTTACCATATTAAACCTGCAGGCTTTCAACCTGACCACTATTTCAGGCTTCTACGGCATCATGTTCATTTATTTTGCCTTACTCCTGTCAATCGCCGCCGCCATGTGGGGCGCGGATATCATCGCCAAGGAACAGCGGGATAAGACTGTCGAGTTCTCGTTGACCTTGCCGGTGACCCGTAATAAAGTGGTTACCTCCAAGACCCTGACTGCGCTCGTCAACTGCGTCCTGCTTTTGCTCATTACCTGGGGCACCTCTATCGCGGCGTCCGGCAGTTACCAGCCTGACAGTAGATTTTACCGTTTCCTGGGGCTCAGCATGTTAGCCTTGTTTCTGTTACAGCTCGTATTCCTTTCGATCGGCGTTTTTATCGGCACCGCTCTAAAGCGTTACAAGATGGCCAGCTCCACCGCCTTGTTCGTATTACTGGGGACTTATTTCCTCTCCGTCGTGGTCACCCTGAACAGCAGCCTGGATTTCTTGAAATACCTGACGCCGTTCAAATACTTCGATCCGGCGGAGTTGCTGCATCAATCGAAATTCGAGCCTGTCTTCATTGGCCTTTCGCTGTTAATTATGGTGGTGTCTGTCATCGGAGCCCGGATCGCCTATAACCGGAGGGACCTGTACATTTAG
- a CDS encoding TetR/AcrR family transcriptional regulator, producing the protein MTLKLHNERGRGGKRQVIIETTVELFRKTHDVRKVSVEDIAAAARVSPTTVYNQFGNREALVLAAAKSVITRIGRMAEGFIKSDLPFDQKIASIVSGKISIASAASDEVIAKILSQDPDIAPFIEEMFRSVAWPMWRDFLAEGKAQGFIDESLDTEVFLEYLDILRAGFAARKGLIRDWMQNAEKIKQMTRLTFYGFMKKEIDLFGSEPNLPVNANKE; encoded by the coding sequence ATGACTCTAAAACTACATAATGAACGGGGACGGGGCGGAAAGCGGCAGGTGATCATCGAGACCACGGTCGAACTGTTCCGCAAGACCCACGACGTCCGCAAGGTCTCGGTAGAGGACATCGCAGCCGCTGCGAGAGTCTCGCCCACTACTGTCTATAATCAATTCGGCAACCGGGAGGCTCTGGTGCTCGCGGCTGCCAAATCCGTCATTACCAGAATCGGACGAATGGCTGAGGGCTTCATCAAATCTGACCTGCCCTTCGACCAAAAGATTGCCAGCATTGTCAGTGGGAAAATATCCATCGCTTCCGCAGCCTCGGACGAAGTGATTGCCAAGATCCTCAGTCAGGACCCAGATATCGCGCCTTTCATCGAGGAAATGTTCCGAAGTGTAGCCTGGCCGATGTGGCGTGACTTCCTGGCTGAGGGCAAAGCTCAGGGATTTATCGACGAATCGCTCGACACTGAGGTCTTCCTGGAATACCTCGACATTTTAAGGGCGGGGTTCGCCGCCAGGAAGGGACTAATCCGGGACTGGATGCAGAATGCTGAAAAAATTAAACAGATGACCCGGCTGACGTTTTACGGCTTTATGAAGAAGGAAATCGACCTGTTCGGTTCTGAGCCCAACCTGCCTGTCAATGCGAATAAGGAGTAG